From Lolium perenne isolate Kyuss_39 chromosome 5, Kyuss_2.0, whole genome shotgun sequence, a single genomic window includes:
- the LOC127304333 gene encoding plant UBX domain-containing protein 7, which translates to MDQEDDHDDLVVEFMQVTACSSLADAAQHLASCGWRLDEAVDLYFATVAGSSEAVRAPIPARSDTLYGATSSRQPPAARPTGWESDSEHGNLVAAPADHRRRRRRRRRRRDDEGASADNAEPAAKKKTLAELFSPPLDLTYKGGFHDAKSHAAETSRWLLVSVQATAEFASHQQNRDVWANDLVAQAVRDHFVLWQVDVGDDEGEGGKVSCYYRLAHDKMPVVLVVDPVTGQMMRRLRAATDPNEILVMAESFADRKPIMPIRSANNNLLAVSSTAPSSSPSGSSSGEKKEPAITARKQGEAVAAAAAAPIGEERTPGGEKACKLRVRFPDGQVLTKEFGAKCSVTALFAFCRSSVANNGEEKPFRLMRFTGGSMQQISHENVSFEDLGLHMSTVSVALC; encoded by the coding sequence ATGGATCAGGAGGACGATCACGATGACCTCGTCGTCGAGTTCATGCAGGTCACGGCCTGCTCCTCCCTTGCGGACGCCGCCCAGCACCTCGCCTCCTGCGGGTGGCGCCTCGACGAAGCCGTAGACCTCTACTTCGCCACCGTCGCCGGATCGTCGGAGGCAGTGCGCGCTCCGATCCCTGCCCGCTCCGACACTCTCTACGGCGCCACCTCCTCCCGCCAACCACCTGCAGCCAGACCTACCGGATGGGAGAGCGACAGCGAGCACGGCAACCTCGTAGCAGCTCCAGCGGAccaccgccgccgtcgtcgtcgccgccgccgccgccgtgatgACGAAGGCGCCTCGGCCGACAACGCGGAACCGGCGGCCAAGAAGAAGACCCTGGCCGAGCTCTTCAGCCCGCCGCTCGACCTCACCTACAAGGGCGGCTTCCACGACGCCAAGTCGCACGCGGCGGAGACGTCCCGCTGGCTGCTCGTCAGCGTGCAGGCCACCGCCGAGTTCGCGTCGCACCAGCAGAACCGCGACGTCTGGGCCAACGACCTCGTCGCGCAGGCCGTCAGGGACCACTTCGTGCTCTGGCAGGTCGAcgtcggcgacgacgagggcgagGGCGGCAAGGTCTCCTGCTACTACAGGCTCGCCCACGACAAGATGCCCGTCGTGCTCGTCGTCGACCCTGTCACCGGGCAGATGATGCGGAGGCTGCGTGCCGCCACCGACCCAAACGAGATCCTCGTCATGGCCGAGAGCTTCGCCGACAGGAAGCCCATCATGCCTATCAGATCCGCGAACAACAATCTGCTTGCTGTATCATCAACCGCGCCGAGCAGTAGCCCATCTGGAAGTTCATCAGGTGAGAAGAAAGAACCGGCAATCACGGCGAGGAAGCAAGGCGAGGCCGtcgcggctgcggcggcggcgccgaTAGGTGAGGAGCGGACGCCCGGCGGGGAGAAAGCCTGCAAACTGAGGGTTCGGTTCCCCGACGGCCAGGTGCTTACCAAGGAGTTCGGGGCCAAATGCAGCGTCACTGCGCTCTTCGCGTTTTGCCGGTCATCAGTCGCCAACAACGGGGAAGAGAAGCCGTTCCGGCTCATGCGTTTCACAGGTGGCTCCATGCAACAGATTAGCCACGAGAATGTTTCGTTCGAGGATCTGGGATTACACATGTCCACTGTTTCTGTGGCTCTTTGCTAG